A portion of the Coraliomargarita parva genome contains these proteins:
- a CDS encoding CmpA/NrtA family ABC transporter substrate-binding protein, producing the protein MPQSTTSTRRSTSIRLGYIRLLDAAPLIIADRLGMFMEAGLNVELSREVGWATIRDKLAFGELDVAQALSPMPFVMQLGIGVVPTEVITGLVLNSNGNAITLSRQLHEEGVENGSDLRRYIKSGFRPRKLVFGVVSLYSSHHFILCRWLESHGIKPNEDVIISVLPPEQMVRNLSSQNIDGFCVGEPWNSLAVEEGLGWCPATSEEISRGYPEKVLATTERFYSYRPGDYIRMVEVLQAACAFCESPDNRKEMLNILSRPEYLNCTPRTLAHALSGTFPMGYGSERTGAFIRFCGDEVNRPDSIRAKWVLEDLVRYVKHDKLKNLPRTMLKRVYREPIFDQATNLVIS; encoded by the coding sequence ATGCCACAATCCACGACCTCCACTCGACGAAGCACTTCAATCCGTTTGGGTTACATCCGACTGCTGGATGCGGCTCCTTTGATTATTGCCGATCGTCTGGGCATGTTCATGGAAGCCGGACTGAATGTGGAGTTGAGCCGGGAGGTCGGTTGGGCGACGATTCGCGACAAGCTGGCTTTCGGCGAACTGGACGTGGCGCAAGCCCTGAGCCCGATGCCTTTTGTCATGCAACTCGGCATCGGTGTCGTGCCGACCGAGGTGATCACCGGTCTGGTACTGAACTCGAACGGCAATGCGATCACGCTTTCACGCCAGTTGCACGAGGAAGGGGTCGAAAACGGAAGCGACCTCCGACGTTACATCAAGAGCGGCTTCCGCCCGCGCAAACTCGTGTTCGGTGTGGTCTCCCTCTATTCGTCACATCACTTCATTCTTTGCCGCTGGCTGGAGAGCCATGGCATCAAGCCGAACGAGGACGTCATCATTTCGGTGCTGCCTCCGGAGCAGATGGTGCGGAATCTTTCCTCGCAAAATATCGACGGCTTTTGTGTGGGTGAGCCCTGGAACTCCCTGGCCGTCGAAGAGGGCTTGGGTTGGTGCCCGGCCACGAGCGAGGAAATTTCCCGCGGCTATCCGGAAAAGGTGCTGGCCACGACCGAGCGCTTCTACAGCTACCGCCCGGGCGATTACATCCGTATGGTCGAAGTGCTGCAGGCCGCCTGTGCGTTCTGTGAGTCCCCCGATAACCGGAAGGAGATGCTGAACATCCTTTCCCGTCCGGAATATTTGAACTGCACCCCCCGCACCTTGGCGCACGCGCTGTCCGGCACATTTCCGATGGGCTATGGCAGTGAGCGCACGGGCGCCTTCATCCGCTTTTGTGGCGACGAGGTTAACCGGCCCGATTCCATCCGGGCGAAGTGGGTGCTCGAAGACCTCGTGCGCTATGTGAAGCACGACAAGCTGAAGAACCTGCCGCGCACCATGCTGAAGCGGGTCTACCGCGAGCCGATTTTTGATCAGGCCACAAACCTGGTCATCTCCTGA
- a CDS encoding LysR family transcriptional regulator, producing MIETIDSRQLLAFCTLVQTGSFTETARLLNLTQSAISHSVKNLEEDLRCQLVTRTGRRIHITEDGEELYKDAQAILHQMEDARSRIQDRANWGRGKLRLGASTTACQFMLPNVLREFNECFPDCLLSIIPADTPQLLDMVRRHEIDIAIVVEPNNTNDVRLRPLFSDELILVSSPIHPFAQKGTIKMVDIAQERLVLYNKGSLTFNLVEQFFRQNKLTLQNYIELGSMEAIKELIKINYGASFLASWIVEKEINNGSIAHIPLGKRKIERRWSTCYANEKKLSITEETFLGICESVVSTMRSDQGKVTSFPASTSKS from the coding sequence ATGATTGAAACCATCGACAGCCGCCAGCTCCTGGCCTTCTGCACACTCGTGCAAACCGGCAGTTTCACCGAAACCGCGCGTCTGCTAAATTTGACACAGTCCGCCATCAGCCACTCCGTAAAAAATCTGGAGGAGGATTTGCGCTGCCAATTGGTCACGCGAACCGGCCGCCGCATCCACATTACCGAGGACGGCGAAGAGCTCTATAAGGATGCGCAAGCCATTCTACATCAAATGGAAGACGCACGCAGCCGGATCCAGGACCGGGCCAACTGGGGACGCGGCAAACTGCGCCTGGGAGCCAGCACCACGGCATGCCAATTCATGCTCCCGAACGTGCTCCGTGAGTTCAACGAATGCTTCCCCGATTGCCTCCTCAGTATCATCCCCGCAGACACCCCCCAGTTGCTCGATATGGTACGGCGGCACGAGATCGACATCGCGATCGTGGTCGAGCCAAACAACACGAATGATGTCCGACTGCGCCCACTTTTTTCGGATGAGCTGATTTTGGTCAGTTCCCCCATTCACCCTTTTGCTCAAAAAGGGACCATAAAAATGGTCGATATTGCCCAGGAGCGTCTGGTTTTGTACAATAAGGGCAGCCTGACCTTTAATCTGGTCGAGCAGTTTTTCCGTCAAAACAAGCTCACTCTGCAGAATTATATCGAGCTCGGCAGCATGGAGGCGATCAAGGAACTGATTAAGATCAACTACGGCGCGAGCTTCCTCGCCTCCTGGATCGTCGAGAAAGAAATCAACAACGGCAGTATCGCCCATATCCCCCTGGGAAAACGTAAAATCGAACGCCGCTGGAGCACCTGCTACGCAAACGAGAAAAAGCTCTCCATCACGGAAGAGACCTTTCTGGGCATCTGCGAATCCGTGGTCTCCACCATGCGTAGCGATCAGGGCAAGGTCACATCCTTCCCCGCATCGACCTCCAAGAGCTAA
- the moaA gene encoding GTP 3',8-cyclase MoaA: protein MLQDQHGRGVTDLRISLTDRCNLRCTYCMPKEVFGPDYVFLRKDQWLHFHELDRVVEAFVELGVRKIRLTGGEPLLRPGLVKYIEGMRRFRQIEDIALTTNGLRLAEKVGDLRDAGLKRVTVSLDALDADLCGRMNGRGIGPNVVLAGIEAARAAGFGVKVNMVVERGANDSQILPMARYFKERGVTLRFIEFMDAGNYNHWSLERVVSGREILDRLAEELEFEPVDVSSAREVAKRYAYKDGSAEFGLITSVTQPFCGGCTRARISADGRLFTCLFASEGVDLKPWLRGDALPQDELLGRLAAIWRGRSDRYSEVRSAATPRLGKVEMSYIGG from the coding sequence ATGCTTCAGGATCAACATGGGCGAGGGGTGACCGATCTCCGCATTTCGCTGACGGACCGCTGTAATCTCCGTTGCACCTACTGCATGCCCAAGGAAGTGTTCGGTCCGGATTATGTCTTTCTGCGCAAGGACCAGTGGTTGCACTTTCATGAGCTGGACCGGGTGGTGGAGGCCTTTGTCGAGCTTGGGGTGCGCAAGATCCGCCTGACGGGGGGCGAACCCCTGCTGCGTCCCGGACTGGTGAAATACATCGAAGGCATGCGCCGATTCCGGCAGATTGAAGACATTGCGCTGACCACCAACGGCCTGAGGCTGGCAGAGAAGGTGGGCGATTTAAGGGATGCGGGCCTGAAACGAGTCACGGTCAGCCTGGACGCTCTGGATGCGGATCTCTGTGGTCGCATGAATGGTCGCGGCATCGGCCCCAATGTGGTGCTGGCCGGGATTGAGGCGGCACGGGCTGCAGGGTTCGGTGTGAAGGTCAACATGGTGGTGGAGCGTGGCGCGAATGACTCGCAGATCCTGCCGATGGCCCGCTATTTCAAGGAGCGGGGGGTGACCTTGCGTTTCATTGAGTTCATGGATGCCGGCAACTATAACCACTGGTCGCTTGAGCGTGTGGTGAGCGGGCGGGAGATACTCGACCGCTTGGCGGAGGAGCTCGAGTTTGAACCGGTGGATGTGAGTTCCGCCCGGGAGGTGGCCAAGCGCTACGCCTACAAGGATGGTTCCGCCGAGTTCGGCTTGATCACTTCGGTGACCCAGCCGTTCTGCGGGGGCTGCACGCGGGCGCGCATTTCGGCCGATGGTCGTCTCTTTACCTGTCTCTTCGCTTCTGAAGGGGTCGACCTCAAGCCCTGGCTGCGTGGGGATGCGCTTCCACAGGACGAGTTGCTTGGACGCCTGGCTGCGATCTGGCGGGGGCGCTCCGACCGGTATTCGGAAGTCCGCAGCGCGGCGACACCGCGACTGGGCAAGGTGGAGATGTCCTATATCGGCGGTTAG
- a CDS encoding molybdopterin molybdotransferase MoeA, translating into MNPLISNGEALDRILAHLPAIPKIHCPLTKCAGRILAEDICADRPFPPFDRAMMDGYAIRYDDIAEIDQFEIGGEALAGHPQTGLHAEIGSAIEVMTGAVVPNGADCIVPYEATERIGDTHFRLTDLEDTAKGDCIHPCGSDHKAGQTLLRAGCVLGSREIAVAATCGYTDLSVSKLPCIAIASTGDELVPVTATPAAHQIRRSNDLAIDTALARRQLHAQERTHLPDDADACLAHLRELVANNTFILISGGISMGKKDFIPETLNQLGLHCYFHGVAQRPGKPMGFWANDSCAVFALPGNPLSTLTCLHHYAIPAIEHAMGRKQGPRQQTVELTAPAIGREKICVFLPVQLLPDNQAKPSPARNSGDLSGILESDGYILIPAGTSTAETGARFAFHPWL; encoded by the coding sequence ATGAACCCTCTCATTTCCAACGGGGAAGCGCTGGACCGCATCCTCGCACACCTACCCGCCATCCCCAAAATCCACTGCCCCCTGACCAAATGCGCCGGACGCATTCTGGCCGAGGACATCTGCGCCGACCGCCCCTTTCCCCCTTTCGACCGGGCCATGATGGACGGCTATGCCATCCGCTATGATGACATTGCCGAAATCGACCAATTTGAAATCGGCGGCGAGGCGCTTGCCGGGCACCCGCAAACCGGCCTCCATGCCGAAATCGGCTCGGCGATCGAAGTCATGACAGGCGCCGTGGTGCCCAACGGGGCGGACTGCATCGTCCCTTATGAAGCCACGGAGCGCATCGGCGACACACACTTCCGGCTCACCGATCTCGAGGATACCGCCAAGGGAGACTGCATCCACCCCTGCGGGAGCGACCATAAAGCCGGCCAAACCCTGCTCCGGGCCGGCTGCGTGCTGGGCAGCCGCGAAATCGCCGTGGCCGCCACCTGCGGCTACACCGACCTGAGCGTGAGCAAACTGCCCTGCATCGCGATCGCCAGCACCGGCGACGAACTGGTCCCGGTGACGGCCACCCCGGCCGCCCACCAGATCCGCAGATCCAACGACCTGGCCATCGACACCGCCCTGGCCCGCCGGCAATTGCACGCCCAGGAGCGCACGCACCTGCCGGACGATGCCGACGCCTGCCTGGCCCACCTCCGGGAGCTCGTCGCCAACAACACCTTCATCCTCATTAGCGGCGGAATCTCCATGGGCAAAAAGGACTTCATCCCCGAGACCCTCAACCAGCTCGGACTCCATTGCTACTTCCACGGCGTGGCCCAGCGCCCGGGCAAACCCATGGGTTTCTGGGCCAATGACAGCTGTGCGGTCTTCGCACTCCCCGGCAATCCGCTCTCCACCCTCACCTGCCTGCATCACTACGCAATCCCCGCGATCGAGCATGCCATGGGACGCAAGCAGGGCCCGCGGCAGCAAACAGTCGAACTGACCGCTCCCGCCATCGGCCGCGAGAAAATCTGCGTCTTTCTCCCTGTCCAGCTCTTGCCCGACAACCAGGCAAAACCGAGCCCGGCCCGGAATTCCGGCGACCTGTCCGGCATCCTTGAAAGTGACGGCTACATTCTGATTCCAGCCGGCACGAGCACGGCCGAAACCGGCGCGCGCTTCGCCTTCCACCCCTGGCTTTGA
- the moaC gene encoding cyclic pyranopterin monophosphate synthase MoaC — protein MEFTHVDTEQRPTMVDVSAKTVTARTAIAECFVRLGPGVLQQFAAAGWSSKKGPIIDTAIIAGTMAAKKTSELIPFCHPLNLKSVKIEITPADEARLRIEARVKVNDQTGVEMEALTAANVAALTLYDMCKAVSKDIVIESTRLIEKTGGKSDFKSEPA, from the coding sequence ATGGAATTCACGCACGTAGATACCGAACAACGGCCGACCATGGTCGATGTCTCCGCCAAGACCGTCACCGCACGCACCGCGATCGCGGAGTGCTTCGTCCGCCTCGGTCCCGGCGTCCTGCAGCAGTTCGCCGCCGCCGGGTGGTCCTCGAAGAAAGGCCCCATCATCGACACCGCCATCATCGCCGGCACCATGGCCGCGAAAAAGACCTCCGAGTTGATCCCCTTCTGCCACCCGCTCAACTTGAAGTCGGTCAAGATCGAGATCACGCCGGCCGATGAAGCCCGCCTGCGCATCGAGGCCCGCGTCAAGGTCAACGACCAGACCGGCGTCGAGATGGAAGCCCTCACCGCCGCCAATGTCGCCGCCCTCACCCTCTACGACATGTGCAAGGCCGTCTCCAAAGATATCGTCATCGAATCCACCCGCCTGATCGAGAAAACCGGCGGCAAATCGGATTTCAAAAGCGAACCGGCATAG
- the mobA gene encoding molybdenum cofactor guanylyltransferase translates to MHKELYGLVLVGGESRRMGRDKALLSYDGKSTQLERTADLLQKVCLKVFISQRKEQAFESPAGTEAIYDSMEDVHGPLCGILSAMQKYPEADWLVLACDLPHLEIATLEKLLAAYRSRTPRLTAYRSSHDDLPEPLCAVYPAGMHGQLYDLAHNIGRFCPRKLLIVKEAVLVDQEHPHSLDNINTTKEYESLTHSPFHGS, encoded by the coding sequence ATGCACAAAGAACTCTACGGACTCGTCCTCGTCGGCGGGGAAAGCCGGCGCATGGGGCGCGACAAGGCCCTGCTCAGCTACGACGGCAAATCCACTCAGCTGGAGCGCACCGCGGATCTGCTCCAAAAGGTCTGCCTCAAGGTGTTTATCTCCCAGCGCAAGGAACAGGCCTTCGAGTCACCGGCAGGCACGGAGGCGATCTACGATTCGATGGAGGACGTCCATGGCCCGCTCTGCGGGATTCTTTCCGCCATGCAGAAGTATCCGGAAGCAGATTGGCTGGTCCTGGCCTGCGACCTCCCGCATCTGGAAATCGCCACCCTTGAAAAGCTGCTGGCCGCCTACCGTAGCCGCACACCGCGACTGACGGCCTACCGTAGCAGTCACGATGACCTGCCGGAACCGCTCTGCGCGGTCTATCCGGCCGGCATGCACGGTCAGCTGTATGACCTGGCCCACAATATCGGCAGGTTTTGCCCGCGCAAGCTGCTCATCGTCAAGGAAGCGGTCCTGGTCGACCAGGAACATCCGCACAGCCTGGACAATATCAATACCACCAAAGAATACGAATCCCTGACACACTCGCCCTTTCATGGAAGTTAA
- a CDS encoding MoaD/ThiS family protein, which produces MEVKILYFAQLADLADKSEETRQLGSSSPAALYADLQNEYGFPHRFKELQVAINHQLSAHATELKAGDSIAFLPPMTGG; this is translated from the coding sequence ATGGAAGTTAAGATCCTCTATTTCGCACAACTGGCCGATCTCGCCGATAAATCCGAAGAAACCCGCCAACTCGGCAGCAGCTCACCGGCGGCGCTCTATGCGGACCTGCAAAACGAATACGGCTTCCCGCATCGCTTCAAGGAGCTCCAGGTCGCCATCAACCACCAGCTTTCCGCACATGCCACCGAGCTCAAGGCGGGAGACAGTATCGCCTTCCTCCCTCCCATGACCGGAGGCTGA
- a CDS encoding molybdenum cofactor biosynthesis protein MoaE, with product MKFSLTESTIDPQALRKEMLSLSAGAYCSYEGWVRDHNEGKSVAELHYSGYPQLAPAVAETILEEARRKYDLLDAAIVHRIGPLRTGEIAVWVGVTAHHRGDTFSACRYIIDNVKYRLPVWKKEIYTDGSSAWIENHQCGCADPHNLEHVHHHHA from the coding sequence ATGAAATTTTCCCTCACCGAATCCACCATCGACCCGCAGGCCTTGCGCAAGGAAATGCTTTCGCTTTCCGCCGGCGCCTATTGCAGCTACGAAGGCTGGGTGCGCGACCACAACGAAGGCAAGTCCGTCGCCGAGCTTCACTACAGCGGCTATCCGCAACTGGCCCCTGCCGTCGCCGAAACCATATTGGAGGAGGCGCGACGGAAATACGACCTTCTGGACGCCGCCATCGTTCACCGGATCGGGCCCCTCCGCACGGGAGAGATTGCCGTCTGGGTCGGCGTCACCGCACACCACCGCGGCGACACCTTTTCGGCATGCCGGTACATCATCGACAACGTCAAATACCGCCTGCCGGTCTGGAAAAAGGAGATCTACACCGACGGGAGCAGCGCCTGGATCGAGAACCACCAGTGCGGCTGCGCCGACCCGCACAATCTCGAACATGTCCACCACCATCACGCCTGA
- a CDS encoding MOSC domain-containing protein — translation MHIRIKAIYISPGHDFKGRHGKGRLNHGIQLLDTAECVAGKGIEGDRYFDLKEDFKGQITFFDWAVYERIREQFALPELPPYAFRRNVLTSGVDLNSLIGKRFSIQGVEFEGSEESKPCYWMNQAVAPGAEDALKGFGGLRARILSSGTLKVDVPR, via the coding sequence ATGCATATCCGGATTAAAGCTATCTACATCTCCCCCGGCCACGACTTCAAGGGCCGCCACGGCAAGGGTCGCCTGAACCACGGTATCCAGCTCTTGGATACTGCCGAATGCGTCGCGGGCAAGGGCATCGAAGGCGATCGCTACTTCGACCTGAAGGAGGACTTCAAGGGCCAGATCACCTTTTTCGACTGGGCGGTCTATGAGCGCATCCGCGAGCAGTTCGCCCTGCCGGAACTCCCGCCTTATGCCTTCCGCCGGAACGTGCTCACTTCGGGGGTGGACCTGAACAGCCTGATCGGCAAACGCTTCAGCATCCAGGGCGTCGAGTTTGAGGGCAGCGAGGAAAGCAAGCCCTGCTACTGGATGAATCAGGCCGTCGCCCCCGGCGCCGAAGACGCCCTCAAAGGCTTCGGCGGATTGCGCGCACGCATTTTAAGCAGCGGCACGCTGAAAGTGGATGTCCCGAGGTAA
- a CDS encoding DUF6901 family protein, with translation MNDEVVRYTFQFEDRKVVFDTDTKPHQNRVGPDYPEWTRMSYRQCSCCPVKACKEDRCPVATRISAVLEAFASNQSTERVKVTVETAQRNYYQECDLQVGLNSLLGILMATSACPVLERLGAMANFHIPFCSTRETLHRTVGSYLMQQYFKQLRGEEPDWELKELKELYTELEGLNRDFSKRIEGSIQSDAVSNAVIMFFATSVVVASSLDQQLQKHEKYLTNAM, from the coding sequence ATGAACGACGAAGTGGTGCGCTACACATTCCAATTTGAGGACCGGAAGGTGGTCTTCGACACGGATACCAAGCCTCACCAGAACCGGGTGGGGCCGGACTATCCGGAATGGACGCGCATGTCGTATCGCCAATGCAGCTGCTGTCCGGTCAAGGCCTGCAAGGAAGATCGTTGCCCGGTGGCCACCCGTATCAGTGCCGTGCTGGAAGCCTTTGCGAGCAACCAGTCGACGGAACGTGTCAAAGTCACGGTCGAAACGGCACAACGCAACTACTATCAGGAGTGTGACCTGCAGGTCGGCTTGAACTCGCTTCTCGGGATTCTCATGGCGACCAGTGCCTGTCCCGTACTGGAGCGTCTGGGCGCGATGGCGAATTTTCATATCCCCTTTTGTTCCACCCGGGAAACCTTGCACCGGACGGTCGGGAGCTATCTCATGCAGCAGTATTTCAAGCAGTTGCGTGGCGAGGAACCGGACTGGGAACTCAAGGAACTGAAAGAACTCTACACCGAACTGGAAGGGCTGAACCGCGATTTCTCCAAGCGGATCGAGGGGTCGATTCAAAGCGACGCGGTGTCGAATGCCGTGATCATGTTTTTCGCCACCTCCGTCGTGGTGGCTTCTTCACTCGACCAGCAGTTGCAGAAGCACGAGAAGTACCTGACGAACGCGATGTAG
- a CDS encoding AraC family transcriptional regulator, producing MREVITSGHLRIDDLGLHKNRGMELTYISRGRMEWVVDGRIEVVQQGEIFFTLPWQLHGSPVLQQPENDAWHLLFKLGGDYRQPKQPLNFPQSLGFSKAVQARLSRCFSGAPRHAWPASPRIQKLFPWMVQEFESDDLLRRHNGRNLLAAILVELARIIESEPEESGHASTGERRISRFLESLKTECGEEWTLEKMAAACGVRRTRFSNVVQKLTACAPMVYLQRLRIDLARDMLREDGISVTEIAFQCGFSSSQYFANVFRRMVGLSPTEYRRCFPELYDLKADASSIPWRSIEEERARVQAYKRG from the coding sequence ATGCGTGAAGTCATTACCAGTGGTCACCTGAGGATCGACGATCTCGGACTGCATAAGAACCGGGGGATGGAGTTGACCTACATCTCACGGGGACGCATGGAGTGGGTCGTCGACGGACGGATCGAGGTGGTGCAACAGGGGGAGATCTTCTTCACACTTCCCTGGCAGTTGCATGGCAGTCCCGTGTTGCAGCAACCGGAGAATGACGCTTGGCATTTGTTGTTCAAGTTGGGGGGGGACTACCGGCAGCCGAAACAGCCCTTGAACTTTCCACAGTCACTTGGTTTTTCCAAGGCCGTGCAGGCACGCTTGAGCCGTTGCTTCAGTGGCGCCCCGCGGCATGCCTGGCCTGCCAGCCCGCGGATCCAGAAACTATTTCCGTGGATGGTGCAGGAATTTGAGAGCGACGACCTGCTGCGTCGGCACAACGGGCGCAACTTGTTGGCGGCGATCCTCGTCGAGCTCGCCCGCATCATCGAGAGCGAACCCGAAGAGTCCGGTCATGCGTCGACCGGCGAGCGGCGCATCAGCCGTTTCCTCGAAAGCCTGAAGACCGAATGCGGCGAGGAGTGGACGCTTGAGAAAATGGCCGCCGCCTGCGGGGTGCGGCGCACGCGCTTCTCGAACGTCGTGCAAAAGCTCACGGCCTGTGCCCCGATGGTGTACCTGCAGCGGCTACGGATCGATCTTGCGCGTGACATGCTGCGGGAGGACGGGATCTCGGTGACGGAGATCGCTTTCCAGTGTGGCTTCAGCTCGAGCCAGTATTTTGCCAATGTCTTCCGGCGTATGGTCGGCCTGTCGCCTACGGAGTACCGGCGCTGCTTCCCCGAGCTCTATGACCTGAAAGCCGATGCGAGCTCGATCCCGTGGCGCAGCATCGAAGAAGAACGTGCGCGGGTGCAGGCCTACAAGCGCGGCTAA
- the fucU gene encoding L-fucose mutarotase — translation MLNGISPILSPELLNALYRMGHGDEILLADAHFPGDTFGQRVIRADGLRIPELLEAILPLFPLDTFVEAPLTMMAAVHGDCLDPKVEKDYRLAIAKAGADAETKIERIERFAYYERVKSSYAVVMTGEMAKYGNLILKKGLAHI, via the coding sequence ATGCTTAACGGTATCTCCCCCATCCTCAGCCCAGAGCTTTTAAACGCCCTCTACCGCATGGGCCACGGCGATGAAATCCTGCTCGCCGACGCCCACTTTCCCGGCGACACCTTCGGCCAACGCGTCATACGGGCCGACGGCCTGCGCATCCCGGAACTCTTGGAAGCGATCCTCCCGCTCTTCCCGCTCGACACTTTTGTCGAGGCACCGCTCACCATGATGGCGGCCGTCCACGGCGACTGCCTCGACCCCAAAGTCGAAAAGGACTACCGCCTCGCCATCGCCAAAGCCGGCGCCGATGCGGAAACCAAGATCGAGCGTATCGAACGCTTCGCCTACTACGAGCGCGTGAAAAGCAGCTACGCCGTCGTCATGACCGGCGAGATGGCCAAATACGGCAACCTAATCCTCAAGAAGGGTCTCGCCCACATCTAA
- a CDS encoding nucleoside monophosphate kinase, whose protein sequence is MTAQKDATAHEDPTKLQDLEVKDAQIIFNSVWSKLEEELGQENLRFPKEIFWLNGAPGAGKGTNTGFIMKYRDLTAPPIVVSSLLSSPEAQKLKDAGMLVGDREVIEIMLRTLLDPIYKTGAVVDGFPRTKVQVECVKLLYSKLVELRNNYVNTLFSESFKKPHFHIVVLFVDEKESVKRQVHRGQQALDHNEEVKESGVGELIDVRPTDLDPEAALNRYRTFKEKTYGALKDLREIFFYHFINAHGPVEVVRQRIDEELRYQGSLELDEATYDQISVIPVASSLSQHARQDLVDRLDSYVRRDRQRFSQVVELIRKDLMPIVERHSISGTAVINSESPVLEDAEALAMLIDVFSERGYHAIVDVNREEVPESIDPKTFKIKTRIKKIYRIRVHFKGSEIRRGR, encoded by the coding sequence ATGACCGCTCAAAAGGATGCTACCGCGCACGAAGATCCGACCAAATTGCAGGATCTCGAAGTCAAAGACGCTCAAATTATCTTCAACTCCGTCTGGAGTAAGCTGGAGGAGGAACTCGGACAGGAGAACCTGCGTTTCCCGAAAGAGATCTTCTGGCTGAATGGTGCGCCCGGCGCCGGTAAGGGAACCAATACCGGCTTCATTATGAAATACCGGGACCTGACGGCGCCACCGATCGTCGTGAGCTCGCTGCTCAGCAGCCCGGAGGCACAAAAGCTGAAGGACGCCGGCATGTTGGTGGGGGACCGCGAGGTGATCGAGATCATGCTCCGCACCCTGCTGGACCCGATCTACAAGACCGGTGCCGTGGTCGACGGCTTTCCCCGAACGAAGGTGCAGGTGGAGTGTGTGAAGCTGCTCTACTCCAAGCTTGTCGAGTTGCGGAATAACTACGTGAACACGCTCTTTTCCGAATCTTTCAAGAAGCCTCATTTCCACATCGTGGTGCTTTTTGTCGACGAAAAGGAGAGCGTGAAGCGTCAGGTCCATCGGGGCCAACAGGCGCTGGACCACAACGAGGAAGTCAAGGAGTCCGGTGTGGGGGAGCTCATCGATGTGCGTCCGACCGACCTGGATCCGGAAGCCGCGCTGAACCGCTACCGCACCTTCAAGGAGAAGACCTACGGTGCCCTGAAGGACCTGCGCGAAATTTTCTTCTACCATTTTATCAACGCCCATGGCCCGGTTGAGGTCGTCCGTCAGCGTATCGACGAGGAACTGCGTTACCAGGGGTCGCTGGAGCTGGATGAGGCGACCTACGACCAGATTTCGGTCATCCCGGTGGCCAGCTCGCTGTCGCAGCATGCCCGTCAGGACCTGGTGGACCGTCTGGATTCGTATGTCCGCCGTGATCGGCAACGCTTCTCCCAGGTGGTCGAGTTGATCCGCAAGGACCTCATGCCCATTGTGGAGCGCCACTCCATTTCCGGGACCGCGGTCATCAATTCGGAGAGTCCCGTACTGGAGGATGCGGAAGCGCTGGCCATGTTGATCGATGTCTTCTCGGAGCGCGGCTACCACGCGATTGTCGACGTTAACCGCGAGGAGGTGCCCGAATCGATCGATCCCAAGACCTTCAAGATCAAGACGCGGATCAAGAAGATCTACCGCATCCGGGTCCATTTCAAGGGCTCGGAAATTCGTCGCGGGCGTTAG